In Tachysurus vachellii isolate PV-2020 chromosome 3, HZAU_Pvac_v1, whole genome shotgun sequence, one genomic interval encodes:
- the LOC132843266 gene encoding uncharacterized protein LOC132843266, whose product MAAVPSGPGSGSRAEMISFPGIRRSVPGELETISGKLQDSGVTDTGQTPDVCGCKLDPFSEQNQHCETFVRQINGFSCIGLSGFIHDHKQDESLNELQSTSDHCDRSNSDPNTSNPEHKLGLPSYIHDVNQKIDNSQTHGNIGRDLGIKVTKCYLRTDQGPAVAYQTVCDADGPVIEMCRLNLNRSPPATEETQSQDVVYVHYESELQMPGIMRLITKDLSEPYSIYTYRYFIHNWPQLCFLAMVQEVCVGAIVCKLDMHKKMFRRGYIAMLAVDSEYRRKNIGTNLVKKAINAMVEGACDEVVLETEITNNSALKLYENLGFVRDKRLFRYYLNGVDALRLKLWLR is encoded by the exons ATGGCCGCGGTTCCATCTGGGCCTGGTAGCGGATCCCGGGCAGAGATGATTTCCTTCCCCGGGATTCGGCGCTCTGTCCCCGGGGAACTGGAGACCATCAGTGGGAAGCTGCAGGACTCGGGCGTGACAGATACAGGACAGACACCGGATGTGTGCGGATGTAAACTGGACCCGTTCTCAGAACAGAACCAACATTGTGAAACGTTCGTGCGACAGATTAACGGCTTCAGCTGTATCGGATTGTCAGGTTTTATCCACGATCACAAACAGGATGAGAGTTTAAATGAACTTCAGTCCACCTCAGATCACTGTGACAGATCCAACAGCGACCCAAACACCAGCAACCCAGAGCACAAACTAGGTTTACCATCTTACATCCATGATGTAAACCAAAAGATTGACAACAGTCAAACTCATGGAAATATAGGACGTGATCTTGGTATTAAAGTCACAAAATGTTACCTAAGGACTGATCAAGGACCTGCTGTAGCATATCAGACTGTTTGTGATGCTGATGGACCAGTAATAGAGATGTGCAGGTTAAATCTGAACCGTTCACCACCAGCCACAGAAGAGACCCAAAGTCAGGATGTTGTGTATGTGCACTATGAGTCTGAACTTCAAATGCCAGGCATAATGAGACTGATAACTAAGGATCTGTCCGAACCTTATTCCATATATACGTACCGGTACTTTATCCACAACTGGCCACAGCTTTGCTTTCTG gcaaTGGTACAGGAAGTCTGTGTGGGAGCAATTGTGTGTAAACTAGACATGCACAAGAAGATGTTTCGGCGTGGATATATTGCTATGCTTGCTGTGGACTCCGAATATCGTCGAAAAAACATTG gtACTAACCTTGTGAAGAAGGCCATCAATGCTATGGTGGAGGGAGCTTGTGATGAA GTGGTTCTGGAGACAGAGATCACTAACAATTCTGCTCTGAAGCTGTATGAAAACTTGGGTTTTGTGAGGGACAAGCGGCTCTTCAGATATTATCTCAATGGTGTGGACGCTTTGCGGCTCAAACTGTGGCTACGCTAA